The genomic DNA AGCTTCGCCGGGCAGACGCCCGATGAGGACGAGGCTGCGTCCATCGTCGAGACCGTGCGGAACGCGCTCGGGGACGGCAGCGACACCAGTGTGGACGCAGCCCGGGCAGATGACTGACCTGTGCCGGGCAAATGTATCGGGTGTCACAACGATAAACGACGAGAATCGCTCGGGTGTCGCACATCCGGACACGTCCGTGGGAACGTGCGACCGACCGGCTTTTGGTCCTCGGTTGCCTCGCCCCGATAGATGAGTGACCGGCCCGACCCGTGGCTGCTGCTCCCAGCGCCGGTTCGGCGGCTGCCGGCAGATCTGGCGGCCGTCACGCTGCTGGTCCTGCTGACGGTCGTCGCGGTGTTCGCGCCCGTCGTCCGGGAGACACCGCTGCGGATCGTTCTGGGCCTGCCGTTCGTGCTGTTCGTGCCCGGATACGCGTTCGTCGCGGCCCTGTTTCCCGAGGCCGGGGAGGGCCCCGTCGATGAGGAGTTGGAGGACCCGGAGGCGGTCGAGGCGTCGCGTGACGGTGGCATCGACGGCATCGAACGGGTCGCGCTCTCGTTCGGGTTGAGTATCGCCATCGTCCCGTTGATCGGGCTGGTGCTGAACTTCACGCCGTGGGGAATTCGCCTGACGCCGATCATGGTCGCGGTGAGCGGGTTCACGCTCGTGGCCGTGGCCTTGGGCGCGGTACGGCGCTGGGAGTTACCCCAGGAAGAGCGGTTTTCGGTGCCGTATCGGTCGTGGATCGCTGGGGGTCGTGAGGAGATGTTCGAGCCGGATTCGCGTGCAGACGCGGCGCTGAACGTGGTGCTGGTGTTGAGCATCCTGCTCGCGGTGTCGAGTGTAGGGTACGCGGTTGCGGTGCCCAAGCAGGGCGAGTCGTTCTCCGAGTTGTATCTGTTGACTCAGAACGAGACGGGCGACCTAGTTGCGGATGACTATCCGACGGAGTTCACCCATGGGGAACCGCGGGAACTGGTGGTGGGAATCGGGAATCACGAGCACGAGACTGTGAACTACTCCGTGGTGGTCATGCTCCAGAACGTGACGTTCGTGACGAACGAGTCACGGGTGCGTTCAGCGAACGGGACGGTGACACCCGTCTACAACGAGACGCGGGTGCTGGAGGAGGAGCGGATGCGGACGTTCGAGACCACGCTCGGGCAGAACGAGACGTGGATTCAACCCCACTCCATCGAGCCGACGATGGCGGGCGAAGACCTGCGGCTGACGTACCTGCTGTACAGGGGTGAGGTGCCGTCGGAGCCGAGTGTGGATGGAGCGTATCGGGAGGTGCATCTGTGGGTCAACGTGAGTCGGACAACGTCCCGATGACGCTGGGCGATTGTCCTGACCCGCATGTTTATACGATTTCAGTAAGAGGGTACTACCACACTGCGGCGTGCTGCAACAGACAAGTGTGACGAGTTGGGGTTCAACACGATATGTCAGGGGTAGACAGGCTGGAAGCACTGAGTTCGGGTGTGACAGGGTCCGATTTCGACGGTGGAACCATGGGTGGGACCGAAACACTATGTACTACAATCCATATATAAATGGCCAATACTGACGAATCGGTAATCGGTACAGCATCGAGTCTCGCGACGGACCAGCCAGCAGTCGGGCTCGTGGTAACTGCCGAGGATTCGGAGCGCTTCACGCAGGACATCCTCCGCGCACAACACCATGGATACGATGTCCTTGTGGCAGTCCCCGAGACGCTCGACGGCGAGATGCTCGGATTCGCAGAGCAGCTCGCGAGCCAGGTTATAGAGGTCCCGTCCAACGAGATGTCGGATGCACCCGACCGAATCGCGAAGCTCGCTCGAAGCGATGGGTATCCCGGAGTGATCATCCAACGAGATCTCCGCGAGCGGGTCGACTTCTCCTCCAGCGAAGCAGCCCTTTCGGGGGAGCCCGATTACGCGGCCGAAGCAATCTATGTGAAGGCCGACGATAACCGACCGGAGATCATCGTCGGCATTCCTGCCTACAACGAGGAGGTCGGCATCGGGAGTGTGATTCTCCAGGCAAGCGAGTACGCTAGCGAGGTCGTCGTTGTCGATGATGGGAGTACCGATCAGACCGTTCCGGTCGCACGCGAGGCGGGAGCGACGGTCGTCGAACACGAGGCGAACGCCGGCAAAGGGGCTGCGGTACAGACCTTGTTCGACCACGTTACCGGGCAATCGTTCGATGCGCTCGTACTCATCGACGGTGATGGGCAACACGTTCCTTCAGACATCCCGGAGGTAGTCAGCCCAGTATCGGATGGAGAGTCGGATCTGGTAGTTGGAAGTCGCTACTTGGAGGAATCTGGAGAAGACGAGACCCCTCGGTACCGCCGGTTCGGACAGCGGGTACTCGATATGCTGACAATCGGGTCCTCTCGAACGAACGTCACGGACTCGCAGAGTGGCTTCCGTGCGTTCTCCCCGAAGGCCGTCGAAGAGCTCGAACTCAACTCACAGTCGTTCGGCGTCGAGTCCGAGATGATCAGCGAGGCGTCCAGTAAGGGGCTGGCTATCGAGGAACGGTCCATCGACGTTCGGTACGAAGGAATCGACGGGCAGACGCAGAACCCGCTCCGACACGGACTTACCGTGGTCACCTTTCTGCTGATGCTGATACGGGATCGGCATCCGCTCCTATTTTTCGGAGTTCCTGGGGCAATCTTCCTCGGCATCGGAGCATTCTACGGAATAGACGCAATCCTCACTTACCAATCCTCGGGGGCGTTCTATCCATCGAAAGTGCTCGTCAGCGGGTTCCTGACGGTTATCGGAACCCTCGGATTGTTCATCGGACTCGTTCTCAATCGTATTGGGAACATGATTGCAAAGCTCGAAGAAGGGCTGATTTGATTACCTTGAGACGGTAATGGTAAACTTCAAATTGATTAAAATACCCAGTATGAATATGGCCCAATCTGTGTCGCATTTTTCCATACAAAATTGACCAGAACCAAACAAGTAAATTATAGACAGAAGAAAATACGACAAATGCACATTTTATTGCTAACAGAAGATTATTATCCAAATACAGATGGCGGTGCTCAGGTACGTTGGAGATTTTCAAAACTAGTAGAGGAGTCCGGAGAATCGATTTCAGTGATTACGAGTAAAGTTGGAGACCGGCCACAGCAAGAGATAGTGGAAGGGGTTGAAATATTGCGGCCCGCTCGGGCGGTCGCAGAGAATTTACAGGGATTCGAATGGTATTCAATAGTTACTAGATTTATCTTTATGGTCATCTTATGTTTGTATGTTCCATTCTGGTGTTTTCGGAATAGACCGAATGTAATACTTTCCAAATCCCACTCAACTCATGCACCTGCCAAGATTGCCTCAGTGATTTGCGGCATTGAGTACATTAGCTTGGTCGCAGGAACGCCTTCAGATCGTGAGGAGGACATATCTAGGATTAAAGTTTTAATCGAAAGATTAAATTTCAAATACTTACTCTCTAGTGAATCGTTTTGCAGAACCACCGAAGTAAAAAATATTTTGAGAAGTTACGATGTCGATGCACGGATACTTCACGGAGCAGTGAATAAGGAGGACATCTTAGCTGCAATTGATGGAGATTCGAAGAATGATATTAGAGAGAAGTTAGGTATCCCAACAGAAGATCGAGTGCTTGTTTTTGTTGGCCGGCTAGTTGCGCTCAAGAGAGCTCAAGAAGCTATTAGAGCTTTTGACAGTAGTAACCTAGACCGGCTCATTATCGTAGGAGATGGACCAGATATGGAGAATGTTGAGAAAGAGATTGAACGATTAGGAATTCAACAACAAGTAAGAATTGCGGGATGGTGTGAACATAAGAAAGCTGTACAATATATTGCCGCAGCAGATGGACTCATAATTACATCTGAGACAGAATCTTATCCGACTGTCGCATTTGAAGCGATATCCCTCAATACGACCGTTGTTTCGACCCCGGTGGGTATTTTATCGAATCTGGATTCCGAACTTCTACACACTTGTTCACTCGAAAAGATGGCGTCAAAGCTAGATTCCGAAATAATCAATCGAACAGGTTGTATAAACATAGACTCGTTGGATGAATATAGTATTGAGAGATATACTTCAGAATTGTTGAGGGCTATGAAAAATGCGTAAACTCCTTATCCAGGACCAACCGATACTGGCCAAGATATCTGCAACAATAATTTCTCTTTTCACTGTGTATCTTTCGCTGCGATCTAGAGAAGTGGCAAGTGGATTCGGATTTGAACGCCTAGCAATATTAACACAAAACATTGCTGGCGACCAAAGTGTTATCCACGGATTCCCAACACTTCCTGGTCAGGCAACTCTCTTTGCATCATTGAATTCTATTCTAGGAGTTCCAATATTAGATATATACTATTTACCCATAGTTCAAATGATTGGAATTTCTTCTCTGGTTTACATATTTTATACATTGTCGGGGCGCGATATTGGCATGACAATAGCAGGAACGATTGCTGTCTTTTTCTACGCGTTTGCTCCAGTCCCACATTTTCGGATATATTCAATCGGCGTTAGCATTTATTTGTTTTTCGCAGCCACAGTATGGACAGCCAACATTTATCGTCAGAAGAGATATCTATTTTTAAATTTCTTATTATACATCTCTCTCGCAATAATGTCCCCTCCAATGCAAATGTGGGCTCTTGCATTAGCCTTTGCAATTGTAGTCCCATCATATATTATTAGGTGTGTCAATTTTTTCAATGGGAAAAATCAGCCCAATAATTTGGGCAGAATAGTTAATAAGTTTACTCCCTATCCATTTTTATTACTATTAATATTTCTTTTTCACAACCCGAAGCTATATGAACAATTCCTCACAGTGGTCATTTTCGACATAAATTTGGAACCATTAATAACCGGATCAGAGACTAGTCAAACCTCTCGTTTTGTTGTGAACTCACTATCTTCGAGTTTAGTATATTACTTTCGGATCATTTGGGTACTATCTGTAACTGTCGCAGCTTTAGCAATCCTCCTGTATTTATTACATAAATCATCCTCAGACAATGAGAGACTCTGCACAAAAGCCACATTCCTATTTCCCCTAGCCGGTATATTTACGGTCGATTTTGTCGTGTACGGTCTCCTTGGGTATGGATTTGCAGTTCGTTATATCGTATATGTATTTCCTGCAATTATCCTCGCGGGCTACGCGTTGGGAATCCGTAGAGCAGTTCGTGGCTTGGTATTAGTTTTAGTTCTCCTGTCTATGAGTATTTTTACCGCTCAGCAGATTCAGGATCCACAGCATAAATTACCGGACCAGCGACAGACGGTCGAAGCGTCAGGCTGGACAACAGCTGCAACGTCGGACGGTAGTACAGTTACCACGGATCACTACACATACGGAGTCCTGAAGTATACCTTAGCAGAAGAGACTGGTTCTTCTCGGAGAATTGGCTATGGCTATCAAGAACCTACTCAACTTAGAGAAATCAAATATACTAAAGAGATTTACGCCAGCCTTATTGGGAAGCCAGTGACCCAAGATTTGCCAGATTATATACTTGTAAATAATAATTATAATAACGTCCCGATTAGTCAAGGGCCCCCAGGCTGGAGATTCTTTGAACCTTATGACAAACATCAAAGTGGTATAGCTAGCAATACGAAAACTGATAAGATATATTCCAGTAACGGATTTACCATCTATTCATTCGAATAGTTTAAAAGTTTACGATATACATTAAGTGTCTGATTCGCCGTCTTCTTCCAAGTAAATCGAGTACTTTCATTATATGGAGCGTCATCAAAACGGGTATTCAGCATGGAATATATTTCATCAGCAATATTTTCAGCATCCCTAACGTTATGTATGTATTTACCTCCAGACCTCACAATGTCTGTCATACCATATCCGGCTGTAGTTAGTACAGGGGTATTGCAACTTAGTGATTCTACCAATACGAATGGGAATGCTTCAGATAGAGATGGTAAAAAGAAAAAATCTGCACATGTATACAATACAGAGAGTTCAGAGCGTGGTACGAAGCCAGTCATATGTATCCGGTCATCAACCTTACTGGAGGTGTATTGTGTGAAGTCGGACTTGTCCCATCCGGAGCCTCCAATTACAAGATCATGCGGAATCCCATATTTTAGTACAGCCTTCTCGAAACCCTGTGCAATTCCTCTTGGATTCTTATATTCATTCTTATTACTGAGATGGAATATGTATGGAAGTTTGATATTGTGTTTACTAAGAACATCCCAATCATGATTTTCACTCATTCCCGGAGGAGGAGCATTAGGAGTCACAAATATCTTATTTGGATTTATATCGAAAATATCTGAATGAAGTTCTTTAGATTTTTCGGACACAGTTATTATACCATCATACATCTGTGTCATATACTTGTAGACCGCCATATTCCGGGCTCTCTTGAACCGGCTATAATTATCCGGGTGTATATGAGGCCGAACAGCGAAATGAATTGTTGTCACTAATGTTGAGTCAGGTAGAAAAAATGGTCGATAGAATGGGAGCAACTGATGATGAAGGATGTCGAAGTCGTGGTTCTTCTTTATATACCACTCAGCTAAATTGATTTCATTAGGGTTTTCTATCGTTCGGCCAAGTGCGGACCCAATTGAGCTAATCGCGTTACATATTACCTGATTTTTAGGGATGATAATTTCTTCTGCCAAATTATAGATATCAGAAGAATCTTCTTCAAAGTGTATGAAAACCAATTCGTCGCTCGGCCGCTTCGCCTCAATCATAGCTTTAGCTAAATTTTCGCGATAGATTCCTGGTCCAGAATCAGGCCGATCAACACCACTAGTGAACAATCCGATTCTCACAACAGTCACTAATTACAGTCCAACTATATGATTGCTATTATCAGGGAATGTCGAATTTCGGCAAAAGTGATTGTTGGGTGGATGTTGGTGATGGGCACACAAGGTCCATAGAAGAGTTTGAATTCACTGCTGCCACTACGGTCATCGCTAGCGGGTCTTCAGTGTGGATGTCTAAGTGCTCTTTCCGCTATCCTGTCAATACAGGAATCCTACAGACTCCAATCAAAGAATGGCTCACGACAAGCACGCTTTCCTACCTTCACGTAGCTGTTTCGTCGTAGTTCTCTCCACCAGCAGGAGGTTGATTTAAATATTGAATAGAAATGATATCGCCCCTAATAGTCGAATCCAATCTTCGTTTATGAGATAAGTTCTTGAGCATTCGTCTACAGCTAAGCTCCAAACCATAATACAGCGGAGAGAATTGAAGGGCGAAAAGGATCATTCACGCATCGACACAATCCCTGCGCGCCGCAACGGCCAATGCGGCCCTCGTAGTATCCATCCCCCTAACATCAGCGTCCCCATGCTTAATTAGGAGACTGACAACAGCGACCTGACAGTCTTGCAAGCTCCGGGGCGTGCGAGCTCGTCGTCGTTCAATCGTGACTGGAAGTTCGCTTATATAATCATTTTCCTAGTAGCAAATTATCGTAAATATCTGACCCCATTAACGAGATAGCT from Haloglomus litoreum includes the following:
- a CDS encoding DUF1616 domain-containing protein gives rise to the protein MSDRPDPWLLLPAPVRRLPADLAAVTLLVLLTVVAVFAPVVRETPLRIVLGLPFVLFVPGYAFVAALFPEAGEGPVDEELEDPEAVEASRDGGIDGIERVALSFGLSIAIVPLIGLVLNFTPWGIRLTPIMVAVSGFTLVAVALGAVRRWELPQEERFSVPYRSWIAGGREEMFEPDSRADAALNVVLVLSILLAVSSVGYAVAVPKQGESFSELYLLTQNETGDLVADDYPTEFTHGEPRELVVGIGNHEHETVNYSVVVMLQNVTFVTNESRVRSANGTVTPVYNETRVLEEERMRTFETTLGQNETWIQPHSIEPTMAGEDLRLTYLLYRGEVPSEPSVDGAYREVHLWVNVSRTTSR
- a CDS encoding glycosyltransferase family 2 protein, translating into MANTDESVIGTASSLATDQPAVGLVVTAEDSERFTQDILRAQHHGYDVLVAVPETLDGEMLGFAEQLASQVIEVPSNEMSDAPDRIAKLARSDGYPGVIIQRDLRERVDFSSSEAALSGEPDYAAEAIYVKADDNRPEIIVGIPAYNEEVGIGSVILQASEYASEVVVVDDGSTDQTVPVAREAGATVVEHEANAGKGAAVQTLFDHVTGQSFDALVLIDGDGQHVPSDIPEVVSPVSDGESDLVVGSRYLEESGEDETPRYRRFGQRVLDMLTIGSSRTNVTDSQSGFRAFSPKAVEELELNSQSFGVESEMISEASSKGLAIEERSIDVRYEGIDGQTQNPLRHGLTVVTFLLMLIRDRHPLLFFGVPGAIFLGIGAFYGIDAILTYQSSGAFYPSKVLVSGFLTVIGTLGLFIGLVLNRIGNMIAKLEEGLI
- a CDS encoding glycosyltransferase; translated protein: MICGIEYISLVAGTPSDREEDISRIKVLIERLNFKYLLSSESFCRTTEVKNILRSYDVDARILHGAVNKEDILAAIDGDSKNDIREKLGIPTEDRVLVFVGRLVALKRAQEAIRAFDSSNLDRLIIVGDGPDMENVEKEIERLGIQQQVRIAGWCEHKKAVQYIAAADGLIITSETESYPTVAFEAISLNTTVVSTPVGILSNLDSELLHTCSLEKMASKLDSEIINRTGCINIDSLDEYSIERYTSELLRAMKNA
- a CDS encoding glycosyltransferase, which translates into the protein MIEAKRPSDELVFIHFEEDSSDIYNLAEEIIIPKNQVICNAISSIGSALGRTIENPNEINLAEWYIKKNHDFDILHHQLLPFYRPFFLPDSTLVTTIHFAVRPHIHPDNYSRFKRARNMAVYKYMTQMYDGIITVSEKSKELHSDIFDINPNKIFVTPNAPPPGMSENHDWDVLSKHNIKLPYIFHLSNKNEYKNPRGIAQGFEKAVLKYGIPHDLVIGGSGWDKSDFTQYTSSKVDDRIHMTGFVPRSELSVLYTCADFFFLPSLSEAFPFVLVESLSCNTPVLTTAGYGMTDIVRSGGKYIHNVRDAENIADEIYSMLNTRFDDAPYNESTRFTWKKTANQTLNVYRKLLNYSNE